From a region of the Triticum aestivum cultivar Chinese Spring chromosome 7D, IWGSC CS RefSeq v2.1, whole genome shotgun sequence genome:
- the LOC123164318 gene encoding agamous-like MADS-box protein AGL80 — MGRLPKKVTLGYVRHDSTRRSRYKQRLKGLMKKAGDLATLCDVDTCVVVYGEDGAAPEVFPSSDKAVGILNGFKSMPELGHCKKTMDQEGLLTERIAKLQEQVDKSRRECQDRETRYLLQQIMDGNLPGHVGLSVEQLARVGYKVEEMIKTMGERMGKTHSQAPPPAPCVTTGSIDMGSPALHQAPEQQQEGTLVGGYAGGHDGAGFTGGDTVMQMQSFNLEFGSSHFPPMYQAPPPAPWVTTGSVDMGSTALHQAPVQRQEGTLLSSGGDLGTLVYGGYAGGHEGAGFTVGDTMMQMQSFNLEFDWSRFPPIFFWTAHACLDNDLRLYYIATEWHTVVPIDQYF, encoded by the exons ATGGGTCGGCTTCCGAAGAAGGTGACCCTGGGGTACGTCCGCCACGACTCGACCCGGCGCTCCAGGTACAAGCAGCGTCTGAAGGGGTTGATGAAGAAGGCGGGCGATCTGGCCACCCTGTGCGACGTCGACACCTGCGTGGTGGTGTACGGCGAGGACGGGGCGGCGCCTGAGGTGTTCCCTTCCTCTGACAAGGCGGTGGGCATCCTGAATGGATTCAAGAGCATGCCGGAGCTGGGGCATTGCAAGAAGACGATGGACCAGGAGGGCTTACTCACCGAGCGCATCGCCAAGCTCCAGGAGCAGGTCGACAAGTCCCGGCGCGAGTGCCAGGACCGCGAGACCAGGTACCTGCTGCAACAGATCATGGACGGGAACCTCCCGGGCCACGTTGGCCTCAGCGTGGAGCAGCTCGCCCGCGTTGGCTACAAGGTGGAGGAGATGATCAAGACCATGGGAGAACGCATGGGGAAAACTCATTCCCAGGCGCCGCCGCCAGCTCCATGCGTCACCACCGGCAGCATAGACATGGGGTCTCCGGCGCTGCATCAGGCGCCAGAGCAACAGCAGGAGGGCACACTGGTCGGTGGCTACGCTGGTGGTCACGACGGGGCCGGCTTCACCGGCGGTGATACGGTGATGCAGATGCAGTCCTTCAATCTGGAGTTTGGTTCGAGTCATTTCCCTCCCATGTACCAGGCGCCGCCGCCAGCTCCATGGGTCACCACCGGCAGCGTAGACATGGGGTCTACAGCGCTGCATCAGGCGCCAGTGCAGCGGCAGGAGGGCACGCTGCTGAGCTCCGGAGGGGATCTGGGCACCCTGGTCTACGGTGGCTACGCTGGTGGCCACGAAGGGGCCGGCTTCACCGTCGGTGATACGATGATGCAGATGCAGTCGTTCAATCTGGAGTTCGATTGGAGTCGGTTCCCTCCCAT TTTTTTCTGGACTGCTCATGCTTGCCTGGATAACGATTTGCGACTTTATTACATTGCGACAGAATGGCACACAGTAGTCCCGATTGACCAATATTTCTGA